One window of Trichoderma breve strain T069 chromosome 3, whole genome shotgun sequence genomic DNA carries:
- a CDS encoding lsmAD domain-containing protein — translation MSKPQRRDAQQGGGNSVKVDGKMNGNRSSFRTDTAISNGRFGAQRTLQPWIPDKNDAIDGSLEKSTSTAGWDQFAENERLFGLKTDYDENIYTTAINKDHPQYRERIAAAEKKAREIERSAAMTAHVAEERVMDYSGPKGADDNEEDKYSGVRRQDFPPLASGRENRYMPPAKRAPTGQATVKGAPVDPAIISSQIKAVPKKQPAQASEPSKATAADALKNGAQAKNETQKPTENQSSNLKPVESKASTPTPTPTATAAANAAAAPPAKEDKPAEKQAATTRATPTPNSRPLSNLPPNAPSATSTVERDVLKEFKSFATQQRLNAEKARSNKAKADKEVKLTELKKFATSFKLSTPVPSDLVSIIAKDPAKQREIQAKAMKNAEEMAKAKTDAAQVKKDVTAPKDATQPKRAEASTTAPPAVETRPARGAPVPQATPPNGGSNRHTGPRQQFTQQQYHNQGYRNGRVGPQHAPQPHANGTLAQRIRNVEQQKFSQPPAPHQHAVGPEIRAPPTGPANGADYARRHSGHLGAKLNPNSNEFRPSPFAPSFNPNGHPSAGSSPRSAANHVTDAANAVNQPQGQLIRRKTKAIDVNKCYILSHIKTIVPPQGRNWDDNGGLRPSYDTLPTWRQLQDDEKSDSTMHLTYKEYFERQPFLAPSMATPNPPHVVPQMAHQHQLPFHLQQGAHNMMPRQSPHMPPMQMHTPQHGPVPHQPYGNDDHRMMHSNSAQSFASPRMGQLPVAYPPVNPGAQVPYGQPGHMGAPMMMQPQFIPGPQGMMAPHLMYPGGHHPQFMPPTGPPQQVPGANGYPSPGRPAAPMMVHQGSQQGHNMYGMSPSIQYTQPAYGPAQTSAPMSNARPYNGPGPQHFAANPQQVPHHYSPQPPSSYNNNNNSNNKQQQQHHVPQSHPHPAPQANRTSSTSPKSQEVEGSDEAK, via the exons ATGTCGAAACCACAGAGAAGAGACGCCCAGCAGGGCGGGGGTAATTCGGTCAAGGTGGACGGAAAAATGAATG GTAATCGATCTAGTTTCAGGACCGACACTGCAATTTCGAACGGCCGCTTCGGAGCGCAGAGAACTCTGCAGCCATGGATCCCTGACAAGAACGATGCTATTGATGGATCTTTGGAGAAATCTACTTCCACCGCTGGCTGGGACCAGTTTGCTGAAAACGAGAGACTCTTTGGTCTCAAGACCGATTACGATGAGAACATCTATACCACTGCAATCAACAAGGACCACCCGCAGTATCGAGAGAGAATTGCAGCCGCCGAAAAGAAAGCTAGGGAAATTGAGCGCAGTGCAGCCATGACTGCTCACGTAGCCGAGGAACGTGTCATGGACTATTCTGGCCCCAAGGGTGCCGATGATAATGAGGAAGACAA GTACAGCGGTGTCCGCCGTCAAGACTTTCCCCCTCTGGCATCTGGGCGGGAGAATCGGTACATGCCTCCGGCTAAACGAGCTCCAACTGGACAGGCCACTGTCAAGGGCGCTCCTGTCGATCCAGCAATCATCTCTTCGCAGATTAAGGCTGTGCCGAAGAAGCAACCTGCGCAAGCGTCTGAGCCATCAAAGGCTACGGCTGCTGATGCCCTCAAGAACGGAGCCCAGGCCAAGAACGAAACCCAAAAGCCCACTGAGAATCAATCGTCAAACCTCAAGCCTGTGGAAAGCAAAGCCTCTACCCCTACTCCTACCCccactgctactgctgctgccaatgccgctgccgctcccCCAGCGAAAGAAGACAAACCGGCAGAGAAACAAGCGGCGACTACCAGGGCCACCCCTACTCCTAATTCTCGTCCGCTCTCCAACTTGCCCCCGAATGCTCCCAGTGCAACGTCGACTGTTGAACGTGACGTTCTGAAGGAGTTCAAGTCGTTTGCTACCCAGCAACGCCTCAACGCAGAGAAGGCTAGAAGCAACAAGGCAAAGGCGGATAAGGAGGTCAAGTTGACGGAGCTCAAAAAATTTGCAACTAGTTTCAAGCTTTCAACACCGGTTCCTTCTGATCTGGTGtccatcatcgccaaggaCCCTGCCAAGCAAAGGGAGATACAGGCCAAGGCAATGAAGAACGCAgaggagatggccaaggCTAAGACCGACGCCGCCCAGGTCAAGAAAGATGTCACTGCACCCAAGGACGCGACTCAGCCCAAGCGTGCGGAGGCTTCGACAACAGCACCTCCCGCCGTCGAGACCCGGCCTGCACGGGGGGCTCCTGTTCCCCAGGCCACGCCCCCGAACGGTGGATCCAACCGTCATACTGGCCCTCGCCAACAGTTCACCCAGCAGCAGTATCACAACCAAGGCTACCGAAACGGCCGCGTGGGTCCTCAACATGCGCCGCAGCCTCATGCAAATGGCACACTGGCGCAGCGCATCCGCAACGTGGAGCAGCAAAAGTTCTCTCAGCCTCCTGCTCCCCACCAGCATGCTGTCGGTCCCGAAATTCGTGCACCGCCCACTGGTCCAGCTAACGGCGCGGACTACGCTCGGCGGCACAGTGGCCATCTTGGAGCGAAACTGAACCCCAATAGCAACGAATTCAGACCTAGTCCCTTCGCCCCGTCTTTCAACCCGAATGGACATCCGAGTGCAGGATCTAGCCCCCGATCTGCCGCCAATCATGTCACTGATGCGGCCAATGCCGTCAATCAACCTCAGGGGCAGCTCATCCGGCGAAAGACCAAGGCTATCGACGTCAACAAGTGTTACATTCTGTCACACATCAAGACCATTGTCCCGCCTCAAGGCAGGAACTGGGATGACAATGGTGGTCTGCGGCCATCCTACGACACCTTGCCTACCTGGCGCCAGCTGCAGGATGACGAAAAGTCCGACTCTACTATGCATCTTACCTACAAGGAGTACTTTGAGCGACAGCCTTTCTTGGCCCCCTCCATGGCTACCCCGAACCCGCCTCATGTTGTGCCTCAGATGgctcaccagcatcaactGCCCTTCCACCTCCAACAAGGTGCCCATAACATGATGCCGCGACAGTCTCCACACATGCCCCCGATGCAGATGCACACACCGCAGCATGGGCCTGTGCCTCACCAGCCATACGGTAACGACGACCACCGGATGATGCACTCCAACTCAGCCCAGTCGTTCGCCTCACCCCGCATGGGACAATTGCCCGTGGCGTACCCGCCAGTTAACCCAGGGGCTCAGGTCCCGTATGGACAGCCG GGGCATATGGGAGCTccaatgatgatgcagcCACAGTTCATTCCGGGACCCCAGGGAATGATGGCCCCTCACCTGATGTATCCAGGTGGACACCACCCACAGTTCATGCCACCCACTGGCCCGCCGCAGCAGGTGCCGGGAGCTAACGGATATCCCAGCCCGGGACGGCCAGCCGCACCCATGATGGTTCATCAGGGGTCTCAGCAAGGGCATAACATGTACGGAATGAGCCCCAGCATCCAATACACCCAGCCGGCATACGGCCCAGCACAAACCAGTGCACCAA TGTCCAATGCGCGACCTTATAACGGACCTGGGCCTCAACATTTCGCGGCGAACCCTCAGCAAGTGCCGCACCACTACAGCCCACAGCCACCCAGCAGCtataacaacaacaacaatagcaacaacaagcaacagcagcaacatcatgTACCACAGAGCCATCCTCATCCGGCCCCGCAGGCCAATCGTACATCTTCCACGTCTCCCAAGAGCCAGGAGGTGGAGGGATCGGATGAAGCTAAGTAG
- a CDS encoding BTB/POZ domain-containing protein translates to MDLTKLRTYKTGSLDLRGRALTVTVGSTDPVTFSVHEHLICRTSDYFKAAMKAHWETSTSGSIALKEEDPEAFEIYLHWLYFESLPVQNDSPGLEGNTEYIQLAKAYTLGEFLQDVDFKDAVLDVILIKTRSKASDGQTWFPIGPVIRYIYEGTPESSAARRLLVDLYTYHGHGDWFKKWAAKDDLPKQFLLDLAIGALTERPRPSASLAKKKGACEYHEHQPDPSNCYLNSSASKRGKAPQIAPVDLQKINWA, encoded by the exons ATGGATCTAACTAAGCTCAGAACGTATAAGACCGGGTCTCTGGA TTTACGGGGTAGAGCACTTACTGTTACGGTTGGATCAACCGACCCTGTGACGTTCTCCGTTCATGAGCATCTGATTTGTCGCACTTCGGATTATTTTAAAGCAGCTATGAAGGCTCACTGGGAGACATCTACTAGCGGGTCTATTGctctcaaagaagaagaccctGAAGCATTTGAGATATACCTGCATTGGTTGTACTTTGAGTCGCTCCCAGTCCAGAATGACAGCCCTGGACTGGAAGGGAACACTGAATACATACAGCTCGCAAAAGCATACACATTGGGAGAGTTTCTCCAGGATGTTGATTTCAAGGACGCTGTCCTGGATGTGATCTTGATCAAAACCCGTTCCAAGGCATCGGACGGTCAGACTTGGTTTCCTATTGGGCCGGTCATCCGCTACATATATGAAGGGACTCCGGAATCATCGGCCGCTCGCCGCCTTCTGGTCGATTTGTACACTTACCATGGACATGGAGACTGGTTTAAAAAATGGGCCGCTAAAGACGACCTGCCCAAACAATTCCTTCTCGACCTTGCCATTGGAGCCTTGACGGAAAGGCCTCGCCCGTCCGCATCTCTagctaaaaaaaaaggagcttGTGAATACCATGAGCATCAGCCTGATCCAAGCAACTGCTATTTGAactcttcagcatcaaagCGCGGCAAGGCACCGCAGATCGCACCCGTCGATCTCCAAAAGATCAACTGGGCTTGA
- a CDS encoding bromodomain-containing protein yields the protein MASVQIPPAVQLPGAPMPAGATKQQAEEVFKKLKQMKEQGIPPSDPEYVKASQFLLNFQQQHNMRRTQQQYIQAQQQMQQNAQNAQNAVANAANGTLNGVHPGRPQQNGPQTTQAAPNAVGATTAPNLNAPTAAAPSIPPPSSSGSSSSHFTQKQLGLLRQQIHAFKLLGKNAGISMQLQQAIFQQRQLRQAGTTSSIQTPASSKTPQPGSDASKSTPNGVEPSAQDESLLLPKPHTYKTVKSPYGTSMIRSSIKYFDHAQRKNRWFIPGVFPTGIDFDHLRYEREVVVFNRMSQRYSELKNLPANIAHWDTTKENVEVDDSVKVKAVIEMKSLALYAKQRALREKIARQMMHYDNLAMTTNRTNYRRMKKQNVREARITEKLEKQQRDARENREKKKHNDFLRAIYNHRAEITETAAAQKNKSHKLSRLMYSHHFNIEKEEQKRIERTAKQRLQALKANDEEAYLKLLDQAKDTRITHLLKQTDGFLHQLASSVKAQQRQAAETYGTDVGTFVEEESDIDEEDSGKKIDYYAVAHRIREEVTQQASILVGGTLKEYQIKGLQWMISLYNNNLNGILADEMGLGKTIQTISLITYLIEQKQQSGPYLVIVPLSTLTNWNLEFEKWAPSVARVVYKGPPNTRKLQQEKIRQGRFQVLLTTYEYIIKDRPILSKIKWFHMIIDEGHRMKNTQSKLSATIQQYYTTRFRLILTGTPLQNNLSELWAMLNFVLPNIFKSVKTFDEWFNTPFANTGGQDKMELTEEEQILVIRRLHKVLRPFLLRRLKKDVEKDLPDKTEKVIKCKFSALQSKLYKQMVTHNKLVVSDGKGGKTGARGLSNMIMQLRKLCNHPFVFDVVENVMNPLNISNDLLWRTAGKFELLDRILPKYKATGHRVLMFFQMTAIMDIMEDYLRYRSYKYLRLDGTTKSDERSDLLRDFNAPGSEYFLFLLSTRAGGLGLNLQTADTVIIYDSDWNPHQDLQAQDRAHRIGQKNEVRILRLISSNSVEEKILERARFKLDMDGKVIQAGRFDNKSSETDRDAMLRTLLETADMAESGEQEEMEDEELNMLLARNDDELVVFQKLDDERQKDPVYGGPKGKSRLMGEDELPDIYLNEGNPISDDAEEVILGRGARERTKVKYDDGLTEEQWLMAVDDDEDSPEAAAARKQARKDKREANRLKKSMVNSVDDSPSASRASTEEVETPKKRGRKPGSKNDKRKAEEENDEPPTKKRRGPQGRPSKSAAHADSRMSAQQREVLQKSLRALYDSLMNLEVDDIEPPAEDDESDAGKRLIIGPFVKLPPKREYADYYVIIQNPICMNHIQTRIKKEEYNCLSDLRKDFDLLIRNCQTYNEDGSILYQDAKTMDEFFTQKYQEELDAHPELLELEEGGKAGSAAPSGNGSTPQPSGTRIKIISSAAREANGARSAAQSDED from the exons ATGGCATCAGTACAGATTCCGCCCGCTGTCCAGCTCCCGGGCGCGCCAATGCCTGCCGGGGCGACCAAGCAACAGGCCGAAGAGGTCTTCAAG AAACTCAAGCAAATGAAAGAACAGGGCATCCCACCATCCGACCCCGAGTATGTGAAAGCCTCACAGTTCCTGCTCAACtttcagcagcaacacaacATGCGACGAACCCAGCAGCAGTATATccaggctcagcagcagatgcaacaGAATGCTCAAAACGCCCAAAACGCTGttgccaatgctgccaatgGCACTCTCAATGGTGTTCATCCGGGTCGTCCGCAGCAGAATGGGCCCCAAACAACGCAGGCTGCGCCAAACGCCGTTGGAGCGACGACTGCGCCTAACCTGAATGCACCTACCGCCGCTGCCCCGAGCATCCCCCCGCCATCAAGCTCCGGTTCATCATCGAGCCACTTCACCCAAAAGCAGCTAGGCTTGCTTAGACAGCAGATTCATGCGTTCAAGCTTCTCGGCAAGAACGCCGGCATCTCTatgcagctccagcaagCCATTTTCCAGCAGCGTCAACTACGCCAAGCTGGCACTACGTCCTCGATTCAAACTCCGGCCTCATCAAAGACTCCCCAACCTGGCTCGGATGCTTCCAAGTCTACGCCGAATGGCGTCGAACCTTCTGCTCAAGACGAATCGCTGTTACTTCCAAAGCCACATACCTACAAGACTGTCAAATCACCATATGGCACTAGCATGATTCGATCCTCCATCAAGTATTTCGATCACGCACAGCGAAAGAACCGATGGTTTATTCCAGGTGTCTTCCCGACAGGCATTGATTTCGACCATCTGCGGTATGAAAGAGAAGTTGTCGTCTTCAACCGCATGAGCCAACGATACTCGGAATTGAAAAATCTGCCTGCAAACATTGCCCACTGGGACACCACCAAGGAGAATGTCGAGGTTGATGATTCCGTAaaggtcaaggccgtcattgaaatgaagagcttggcctTGTACGCCAAACAGCGGGCTCTTCGCGAGAAAATTGCCCGCCAGATGATGCACTACGATAACCTGGCCATGACGACCAACCGGACAAACTACCGTCGtatgaagaagcagaacgTCCGCGAGGCTCGCATTACAGAGAAGCtagagaagcagcagcgtGATGCTCGTGAAAACcgcgaaaagaagaagcacaacgACTTCCTTCGGGCTATTTACAACCATCGTGCCGAGATCACCGAGACTGCGGCCGCCCAGAAGAACAAGTCGCACAAACTCAGCAGGCTCATGTACTCACACCATTTCAACATTGAAAAGGAAGAGCAGAAGCGCATTGAGAGGACAGCTAAGCAGCGTCTGCAGGCTCTCAAGGCTAACGATGAGGAGGCCTATCTCAAACTGCTCGACCAAGCCAAGGATACTCGTATCACGCATCTGCTCAAGCAGACCGATGGCTTCTTGCACCAGCTTGCGTCGTCGGTTAAGGCCCAGCAGCGCCAAGCCGCCGAGACCTATGGTACCGATGTGGGCACCTttgttgaggaagagagcgacattgacgaagaagacagcGGTAAGAAGATTGACTACTACGCTGTTGCGCATCGCATTCGCGAAGAGGTTACCCAGCAGGCCAGCATCCTGGTTGGAGGTACACTGAAGGAGTACCAGATCAAGGGTCTGCAGTGGATGATATCCCTATATAACAACAACCTCAATGGTATCCTTGCAGACGAAATGGGTCTCGGAAAGACGATCCAGACCATCAGTCTGATCACCTACTTGattgagcagaagcagcagagcgGACCCTACTTGGTGATTGTTCCATTGAGTACTCTTACCAACTGGAATCTCGAATTCGAAAAGTGGGCCCCGTCCGTAGCTCGCGTCGTGTACAAGGGTCCCCCCAATACCCGTAAACTGCAGCAGGAAAAGATTCGACAGGGTCGATTCCAGGTCCTCCTGACTACTTACGAGTACATTATCAAGGATCGGCCTATCCTCAGCAAGATCAAGTGGTTCCACATGATTATCGATGAAGGTCATCGTATGAAGAACACGCAATCCAAGCTCAGCGCCACCATTCAGCAATACTACACCACGCGCTTCCGTTTGATTCTCACTGGTACTCCTCTTCAGAACAACCTTTCTGAACTGTGGGCCATGCTCAACTTCGTCCTGCCAAACATTTTCAAGTCTGTCAAGACGTTTGATGAATGGTTCAACACTCCCTTTGCCAACACTGGTGGCCAGGACAAGATGGAGCTcaccgaagaagagcagatTCTCGTCATTCGACGTCTGCACAAGGTCCTGCGACCCTTCTTGCTGCGTCGTCTGAAGAAGGATGTCGAGAAAGACTTGCCCGACAAGACCGAAAAGGTCATCAAGTGCAAGTTCTCGGCGTTGCAGTCCAAGCTGTACAAGCAGATGGTTACTCACAACAAGCTGGTTGTCAGCGATggcaagggcggcaagaCTGGTGCTCGCGGTTTGAGCAACATGATTATGCAGCTGCGAAAGCTTTGCAACCATCCGTTTGTGTTTGATGTGGTCGAGAATGTCATGAACCCCCTCAACATCAGCAACGACCTCCTCTGGAGAACGGCGGGTAAATTCGAACTGCTAGATCGAATTCTACCCAAGTACAAGGCGACCGGCCATCGTGTGTTGATGTTCTTCCAGATGACGGCCATTATGGACATCATGGAAGACTATCTTCGTTACCGGAGCTACAAATATCTACGTTTGGATGGTACAACGAAATCAGATGAGCGTTCTGATCTCCTTCGAGACTTTAATGCTCCTGGCTCTGAATACTTTTTGTTCTTGCTGTCTACTCGTGCCGGTGGTTTGGGACTTAACCTGCAAACGGCCGATACCGTCATCATCTACGACTCTGATTGGAACCCTCATCAGGATCTGCAGGCTCAAGATCGTGCTCATCGTATCGGTCAGAAGAACGAAGTGCGAATTCTGCGTCTTATCAGCTCCAACTCGGTTGAAGAGAAGATTCTGGAACGCGCTAGGTTCAAGCTGGACATGGATGGCAAAGTCATTCAGGCAGGTCGTTTCGACAACAAATCCTCTGAGACTGATCGAGACGCCATGCTTCGAACTTTGCTGGAAACTGCGGATATGGCCGAGTCTGGCgaacaagaggagatggaagacgaagagctcAACATGTTACTCGCTCGTAacgatgatgagcttgtGGTTTTCCAAAAGTTGGACGATGAAAGGCAGAAGGATCCTGTCTATGGCGGTCCCAAAGGAAAGTCTCGACTGATGGGTGAAGATGAGCTGCCGGATATTTACCTTAACGAAGGCAATCCCATCtcagatgatgctgaagaagttATTCTTGGTCGTGGCGCTCGTGAGCGTACCAAGGTGAAATACGACGACGGCCTAACAGAAGAGCAATGGTTAATGGctgtggatgatgacgaggattCTCCAGAAGCGGCCGCGGCACGCAAGCAAGCCCGCAAGgacaagagagaggccaACAGGCTGAAGAAATCCATGGTCAACTCGGTTGACGACTCACCCTCAGCCAGCCGAGCTAGCACGGAAGAAGTCGAGACGCCCAAGAAGAGGGGCCGCAAGCCTGGTAGCAAGAATGACAAGCgaaaggcagaagaagagaatgacGAGCCTCCTACGAAGAAGCGACGTGGCCCTCAGGGACGGCCCAGCAAGTCTGCCGCCCACGCTGATTCTCGGATGTCGGCCCAGCAACGAGAGGTTCTGCAAAAGAGTTTGCGGGCGCTCTACGACAGTCTAATGAACTTGGAAGTGGACGACATTGAGCCACCCGCGGAGGATGACGAATCCGATGCCGGGAAGCGTCTCATTATCGGACCGTTTGTCAAGTTGCCTCCGAAGCGCGAGTATGCTGATTACTATGTGATTATTCAAAACCCCATTTGCATGAACCACATTCAGACGCGtatcaagaaggaggagtaCAACTGCCTGAGCGACCTTCGCAAGGACTTTGACTTGCTGATACGCAACTGCCAAACATATAACGAAGATGGTAGCATCCTGTACCAGGATGCTAAAACAATGGAT GAATTCTTCACCCAGAAATACCAGGAGGAGTTGGACGCACACCCAGAGCTTCTTGAGTTGGAAGAAGGTGGCAAGGCAGGATCAGCAGCGCCTTCTGGCAACGGAAGCACCCCGCAACCGAGCGGAACTCGTATCAAGATCATTTCCAGTGCGGCCAGAGAAGCGAATGGCGCTCGCTCTGCCGCCCAAAGCGACGAAGACTGA
- a CDS encoding protein tyrosine phosphatase-like protein, PTPLA domain-containing protein, whose amino-acid sequence MAPSQKAAPQKPASSPIKTAYLILYNAVSAVAWASVLANTVSTLSSGGGPSLVYVTTGEQTKWVQTAAAMEILHSLFGVVRAPLFTTLMQVASRFLLVWGVLFLYPYLAVESPTYSSMLIAWSVTEVIRYSYFALSLAGFTPRILTWLRYNTFFILYPIGIMSECSLIYFAAVGPAANATEYPLTLMPYILYGILAIYVPGAYILYTHMMAQRRKVLRSLKTKDEKATQ is encoded by the exons ATGGCTCCCTCCCAAAAGGCAGCGCCCCAAAAGCCTGCCTCCTCCCCAATCAAAACCGCCTACCTCATCCTCTACAATGCCGTCTCCGCCGTAGCTTGGGCCTCTGTCCTCGCAAACACAGTTTCCACGCTCTCCTCCGGCGGCGGACCTAGCCTCGTCTACGTCACCACCGGCGAACAGACGAAATGGGTGCAAACCGCAGCCGCCATGGAAATCCTGCACTCCCTCTTCG GAGTCGTCCGCGCGCCCCTCTTCACAACTCTCATGCAGGTCGCATCCCGTTTCCTGCTCGTCTGGGGCGTGCTCTTCCTGTACCCGTACCTCGCCGTCGAATCGCCCACATACAGCTCCATGCTCATCGCCTGGTCCGTCACCGAGGTCATCCGCTACTCTTACTTTgctctcagccttgccgGCTTCACGCCTCGCATTCTCACCTGGCTGCGATACAATACTTTCTTCATTCTGTATCCTATTGGCATTATGAGCGAGTGCTCGCTCATCTATTTTGCTGCTGTGGGACCTGCTGCGAACGCTACCGAGTATCcattgactttgatgccCTACATTCTGTATGGCATTTTGGCAATCTATGTTCCAG GCGCATACATCCTGTATACTCACATGATGGCTCAACGACGAAAGGTCTTGCGTAGCTTAAAGACCAAGGACGAAAAGGCGACACAATAA
- a CDS encoding WW domain-containing protein translates to MAGSSTPGTEGPTFAPPSLPAGWIAQWDGSSRKYYYVQLATGVSQWDIPTDPVQTGTPVPGSEHPYGSPAPQVITHPDGSQTIKHADGRMEPIMPDGRGPDGPDGDRGLGSMAMNMLMGGKGSGGHGSSGGSGGGNPLGGLAAQFLGGGSHGSSGGGSGGGKDSIAGKLVGQLASNLFSPSSGGKPSQSQNYHGGSSGSGQHQQGGHQQGGLAGVVGGGLASIFGGEKPGHGNQSYGYSNSGSGGAPPGGQTYGHQSYGSQSYSHSPAPAPSPYGGSHDQHGAQHGAQHGAQQHGAGGYTPQQPSYGSPSHQQGYGAPSPSGHQPSYGAPGGQQQPGYGAPQGGQHQQNYGQQQQYPPPPGHQQSFPPPPGQQQQQQHHGGPPGGYTPSYGTPGGQQPYGQQPYQPGPPPVPHGSHPSQGGYGGGY, encoded by the exons ATGGCGGGTTCTTCGACTCCAGGCACTGAGGGGCCTACATTTGCGCCCCCGAGCCTGCCAGCGGGCTGGATCGCTCAGTGGGACGGCTCCAGCAGAAAGTACTACTACGTCCAGCTGGCTACGGGCGTCTCCCAATGGGACATTCCCACGGATCCCGTTCAGACAGGCACGCCGGTTCCAGGCAGCGAGCACCCCTACGGCTCGCCGGCGCCGCAGGTCATCACACACCCGGACGGCTCGCAGACGATCAAGCATGCGGATGGACGCATGGAGCCCATCATGCCAGATGGCAGGGGTCCTGACGGCCCTGACGGTGACCGAGGACTTGGG TCAATGGCTATGAATATGCTCATGGGTGGCAAGGGTTCTGGCGGCCacggcagcagcggcggctctggcggcggcaaccCCCTCGGTGGTCTGGCTGCTCAGTTCCTTGGAGGCGGTTCGCATGGAAGCAgcggtggcggcagcggcggtggtAAAGACTCTATCGCGGGAAAGCTGGTGGGACAGCTGGCGTCGAACCTGTTCTCGCCTTCCAGCGGTGGAAAGCCTTCGCAGTCGCAGAACTACCATGGCGGCTCATCAGGCAGcggccagcatcagcaggGTGGGCATCAGCAGGGTGGTCTGGCCGGCGTCGTGGGTGGTGGTTTGGCCTCCAtttttggaggagagaagcCAGGTCACGGT AACCAGAGCTATGGCTACTCGAATTCCGGCTCGGGCG GAGCACCACCTGGTGGCCAAACATACGGGCATCAGTCATATGGCAGCCAGTCCTACTCGCATAGTCCGGCGCCTGCTCCCAGCCCGTACGGCGGATCGCACGACCAGCATGGCGCACAGCATGGCGCACAGCATGGCGCACAGCAGCACGGAGCTGGCGGCTATACCCCTCAGCAGCCAAGCTATGGCTCTCCTTCTCACCAGCAAGGCTACGGAGCTCCCTCACCCAGTGGGCATCAACCGAGCTATGGCGCACCGggaggccagcagcagcctggaTATGGCGCTCCTCAGGGAGGACAACACCAGCAAAACTACG gccagcagcagcagtatcCCCCGCCTCCCGGACATCAACAATCGTTCCCTCCGCCTCCtggacagcagcagcagcagcagcacca CGGTGGACCACCCGGCGGCTACACCCCATCGTACGGTACCCCAGGCGGCCAGCAGCCCTATGGTCAGCAGCCCTACCAGCCAGGCCCTCCTCCTGTGCCTCATGGTAGCCACCCAAGCCAAGGAGGATATGGCGGTGGCTACTAA
- a CDS encoding bucentaur or craniofacial development domain-containing protein: MPPERSIDEDEEYESSQDSDFAPDDAPEAASGSSDSEEEADAASAKRRRPAKDVKTDGEENYDNSGDEAIIEKDDEGGEGGLIKTRRQRAAEKEERQYAANRGPVTVDIDAIWAEMLAGGTPAAEQQNNEEGKLANGGETAAANGNIDSKEDESTMIRIKRTYNFAGRVHTEEKLVARDSAEAKLYLASQGEDALPDSLPIKRLTKKAFRSAFEPIAEGMTNRSDLNLGLAARMKAANEAQAKKLNTVEKSRMDWAGFVDKEGIKDELALAGKSKDSYASRQDFLARSEAMREGEARKARVAGRV; encoded by the exons ATGCCGCCGGAGCGCAGTAtcgacgaagatgaggaataCGAATCCTCCCAGGATTCCGACTTCGCGCCGGACGATGCGCCCGAAGCAGCGTCTGGTTCCTCAGactctgaagaagaagccgatgcAGCTTCGGCAAAGCGTCGACGGCCGGCGAAGGACGTGAAGACCGACGGAGAAGAAAACTATGACAACTCAGGCGACGAGGCGATAATTGAAAAGG ATGACGAAGGCGGCGAGGGTGGCTTAATCAAGACAAGGAGACAACGTGCAGCAGA aaaagaagagcgccaGTATGCTGCGAACAGGGGGCCTGTGACGGTCGATATCGATGCTATTTGGGCAGAGATGTTGGCGGGTGGCACCCCAGCTGCTGAACAGCAGAACAACGAAGAAGGCAAGCTAGCCAACGGGGGTGAAACTGCGGCCGCAAACGGGAATATCGATTCAAAAGAGGATGAATCTACCATGATTCGAATTAAACGCACATACAACTTTGCCGGTCGAGTCCACACCGAAGAGAAGCTCGTCGCCCGCGATTCGGCCGAAGCCAAGCTCTACCTCGCCTCACAAGGCGAAGATGCCTTACCCGATTCACTACCGATCAAAAGACTGACCAAGAAAGCGTTCCGATCGGCTTTTGAGCCCATAGCGGAGGGAATGACCAACCGCTCGGATCTGAACCTTGGGCTAGCCGCCAGGATGAAGGCGGCCAACGAAGCACAAGCAAAGAAGCTCAACACAGTGGAGAAGAGTCGTATGGACTGGGCCGGATTCGTGGAcaaggagggcatcaaggacgagctggcgctggctggcAAGTCCAAGGATTCCTATGCTTCGCGGCAAGACTTTTTGGCACGGAGCGAGGCCATGCGGGAGGGCGAAGCAAGAAAGGCGAGGGTTGCGGGGCGAGTGTAG